From the Motacilla alba alba isolate MOTALB_02 chromosome 1, Motacilla_alba_V1.0_pri, whole genome shotgun sequence genome, the window GCCTGGATTGATGCCCATGAGCTGGCCAGGATCTTGGGGTTACCCAGTAGCACCCCACACCATGCACAGAGGACAGAGGGAGGTAGGTTGGGTTGGTGCATGGGGTCTGCAGTGGTGAGCAGTCCTGAGCAATCCTGAGCAATCACATGGTGAGTGAATTATCTGTCTGGTATACTCTGCTATTTGTATAGTTGTTGtgactgtttgttttcttatctcaaaCCTTGATTATCACCTTTTGTATCTCCAGTTCTTCTCTCAATCCTGCAGCAGGGGGATGGAGGAGGTGAGTGAGCAGCACTTTCTGGGGTGTTTAATTGGGAATATTAAATTGGGGAGTACCATTCCTAGATGATAGCCgctttttgtctgttttctttataGCAACCTGCATCCATACATGATCAGGCCTTACTGAGATCCTTATACCTTTTGTGATAATAACCTATaggaacaaagaaaggaaaccaGGTGGCCATCAAATTCCAGTCTCTATACTCAGGTTGGCTGTTCTTGGTTTTCATGCAGAACATGAGGAAAAATGTGGTAAAACAATATCTAATGCTGGAATTAGTAGGTGTGTgtgtctgctctgcagagcagtgaacTGTAAAGACTGGCTTTTAGAGTAGTCTGACCTTATTTCTATGGTGCAGTTTGGAAGTGCTGCAGTTCCATGAGTATCACTAAGAGGTTATGTAGTATGAAAAGCCCATAGATTAGCAGCAGTGCAGGCTCTGTCCATATGGTAATATGCGGGGAACTTCATTCCAGAAGCACCTCTGCCTATACCTCTTCTCTACTCCTTAAGATCCTcaaatgccatttttctctttctctgaacagagagctCTTCAGTTTCTGCTTCTGATAACATGGGGAGAACACAAGCATGGCAGGAACTTTGCATTTTAAGCACATGAACTTTTGAAGAGGTATTGTCTGAAATGTGAGCTTTAGAGCTGAAATATGATGTAGAAAGCTTGGAATCAGATAATTCAAAAGCAATCAGTTAGCAATAGCGTCAGCTCTAGCTAACTTGCCCATAAATTCTCAGATTTGTGGTGTCATCTTGGTACCTGTTTCAGCAGTATCCATCTGCATTATAATCCTACAAGCAAACTTGCCATTTGATTCAGATTTATAGTaagtttattaaaatttaaagacTTCTGTTAGCAGCATGTATCAGTTGTAAGACAATAAGACATTTATACATACATAGCTGTCTAGGGCAGGGAGTTCCTATGAGTTTGTGAAATACAGATTCCAGCCATGGTTTGTtcttatttgaagaaaaacaatgggaaaagCAAACCAATTGTTTCAGGTTTGTCTCATATGAGGGTGAATAACTAGATTATACAGCACCTTCTTAAAACCGGCACTCAATGTAGAATAGTCTGCTCTCCATCAGGAGGGAAGTCTACACTCTTCCAGCTCTGTGGAAGGTGAGTTTGTGTTTTTTCAGAGAGTTTTTGGCATTTattaaaagcaaggaaataaaagcagatagTAAGGTTTCCTTGTTACTTGCAGCACTGATGTTGATTCCAGCTGGTTGGCCTTAGAAGCTTGGATTATTGCGTTTGGCAGCACGGCTTTCATCTATTCTCTTTATAGCAGCTTGAACCCACTTCTGATTAGCACTTACACAGATCCTGATACCTCCCGCATTGATGAACCTATCAAAAAAGGACAGCAAACCAGCTGGGCATTAAATTCCAGTCTCTAAACCCAAGTCTGTTCTTGGTTTTGATGCACAACATGAGGAAAAATGTGGTAAAACAATATGAAATGCTGGAGTTTGTAAATGTTAGTAAGAATAACACCAGTTAGTGATGTCAGTTCCCTGTTCATGGCATAGGTACATATGTAGCATACGTGATCATGTACATATAGACTGATTTTAGATAAATGAGCATACCTTCTCTTCTGGGACTTTATGCTAAATCTTGATGAACATTTATCTCCCAGGAGCAGATCCCAGATGTGATAAAAATGCATGCATTTGAGCTCAGAGGACCAAACACAGCTCCTGGCAAGACTCAGAGTTACCCCATACtcttttacattatttttccccttgacTTAGTTCATGCATGGAGCCTCTGACTGCTCTGCCCTTGTTGAGATTATTCCCCACTCACTGGGCACAAAGATGTGAGCTGGTCAGTGAGCTTCCTGCCATCGTTTATGAGCAGAACACATCTCTCAGCTCTCTGAggcctgctcctctcccctcaCTCCCTCAGGTGCCATGTGGCATGGAAGAACTGGAAGGGTGACCTGGACTAGCCAGATTTAGTGAGTTGGGCCAGCAGAATTGTCTTCCGCTGCCCCTTCCCTATTTGatggttttgtgtttgcatAAGGAAGTCTGAAGGGTGCATGAGATACTTACATGATGGCATCTGTTGGTACTTGTTGCTTTTCATAGCTCACAAGATTTCGGATGTTCAACTGCTTTGTAGACAGAGCTACACACCTGAATTTGCGCATGGGCTGACTGCTAACGCTCCCTAGAAGGGAAAAATAGATAAATTACAAAGGGAGTAAATACTTCTATTGATATTTAGCCATAATTGCTTAATAAACTATGAATTCCAGAAGATTTCCAGTTGTGGTTAGACCATGAGAGTCTCATGATGTACAGCCACTATACCAGTTATACCAGAGAGACTAAGCTATTTTTTGTGATGCCTCCTACCATCTCTAAAGTATTGTCTATCCCTATGGAGTCACTGCTTCCGTTATAGTAAAAGAAGTTGACATCATTCATAATTAAGTCTGCATCATCTGCAAGTAAGTACCCATATGGAAGTAACATTTAGAACTGGCACTTTATTGGGTGGATTTACACATATCTTTTGAATATGGATTAGTAATTCCTCTTATTTTCCaagtgaagaaaaggaaagcaaggcTACTTCTCTCACATTCAATAGTAGTATTAACAAAAATTGTTAACAGAAAGGGAGATATACCTGCCAGAAGAATAAGTGCTTATAACCTCTGGCTATAACTCTGATTTCATAGGCAGTGGGGTGATTCTTAATCCTTGCTTTCCTCCAAAATTTTGATACAATTCAGAGAAATGCAGTGGTGATTAAGAAAGAGGATCACAATATTGGTATAAAATTCTCTGGGCACTTGTTATCTTACGTGATGATAAGTAAAAATGGGAGCTCATTCAAGTACCATGGAGTTTACGTTACTGTTAGTCTCCACTTGCCAGCTTCTGGTTTACTCCTGTTCACAGAAGACAGGTTTGGGAACGAATGCAGGGGAGAAAAAGTAGACTGCCCTACTCTGTGGTTTCTTTCTAAAGAATTTGGAGAGGTAGTGGCTTTAGAAAAGTCCAAGAGCTGTTGTGGTGCATCTTGCTAAATGTAAAACCTGCTGCACACAGTCTCACGATTGAGATAATTGGAATAGCTGAGACAAATGCACAGCAGTCTTTGAAGAAGGTGTGGGATAGCCAGTACACAGGTACTGGCAGATCTGCTAATTCCTGAGACTTTGTTTGCCTGAAGGAATATCTCTCTTGATCTTGCTTTAGTAACGAGTAACACAACATAGTTTTCTTATGTTTCATGACACATTTCCTACTGCCTCTAACTGGTTTTCAAAATGTGGCATTAACAGAGCTCAAAGACAGGCAAGCAATTATTATGAGGCctggaaatatttcctctgCTGCTACACAACCTTCAGGGAATGGatgcagggaacagcagcaaaatttcTCAAGACTGGCAACAAACCCCAACTGCTCTGAGCCTAGAACTACCCTTTTTTCCCAGGTGtatttgggtggggtttttttttcattctttctagtccttttcttctctctcttgtAGGCCATCTCAGTGTGCTTTTTTTCAAACTTGGTGATACTTCGGGAAAATTACACAGCCTGGACAATGACATTGTCTGTGATATGAAGCCACTACTGCCAGGATGAAGAGCAGAGTCACCAATGAAGACAGGAGGATGTAGTGGGATGTAACTGGAGAGGCAGTGGGTCAGCCTGAAGGCTGTGTAGCTTCATAGTCCTGTGAATGCTTAGCAGGTCTCAGTTTGGGTTTGGTGTGGGTTTGTGAGGAtaccttttctctgtgtttctgagtGCATATTTGTGGATTTGCATGTAGCTTGCGTATCAGTGGTTTATGTGAAATCTACTTGTGATGAGATGATGCTTGTAATGGATCTATGTTCGTGTTTCTCCATGATCCATGGAGCCTAACCCAAAAGTCACTGAGCtaaccagcactgcagagaaactTATGTAAAGCATGGCTAATAAACACAGCTCATCTCAGTGTTGATAACTGCTTTGAAAGAAGATGCTCAGTTGTATGATTCAGTGGAAAGAGAAGATATTGTATAAATCTATTACTCCCTTTTTAGTTATTGTTCTTATTTTCCCTGCCTGTACAAAAAGTTTATCTAGAAACAAGTGAATAAACAATATGGAACTTATAAACAATGAAGAACTTCTTAAAATGTAGATATTAGAAAGATTAAGACTGTATAATTAGAGGAAGACATATAACAGTTAATACACTACAATTCATATAAAAGTAATCTacctgggaaaaggaaaatttatgtCTTATCcaagtaatatttttcatgaaatgttATTAACCTATAGTACACACAGGTATATGGAATCAGTAAGACTAAAAGACACTGTGCcttcaagatttttttgtttgtcaaTCAACAAATCTTCAAGATTTATTGATTTTAAGTGGGAAACCATTGCACAGAAACCTTATAAGGGCCCTAGGCACAGAATCTCTCCTTGCATTAATGCAGAAACCAACCACCATCTGGCAGGACATCAGATGAAATTGCTCATAAGCTGCCTTTCTTGCAGATTTCATCTGGATGTCTTGTGTGTTTTATCATGTCAAACAGCTGTCTGCAACAATAAATTTTGCTTATGAGACCACAGATGCAGTGTGGAGCAATTCTTGTCCTCCTCTTGAGTTGCAAACTTACCTTTGTCCGCATGCACAGTGAAGACACCAAGCcagaagaggagcaggattGCTGCAGTGTGGAGCTTCATCGCTGTGGCTTCTGTTTCAAGGCAGAACAGAAATTTGCTCTCTCACAGGGTTTATATATTGTCATTCTGTGGTCTGTTCCTGTGTTCCTTTTTATGGTGTCATGGAGGGGCTGACTTTAAGTGGAAAAATTGAGTTGGCAGTACTTTTTCTGGTGACAGAACCACCTCCTGTCCCCCACCAGTCCTTCACTAGCCCTCCTGAGAAGGCTTTTCCTGCTCAAACCCACTGTGGTTGCACTTGCTTCTGTGCTGTGACTTGGGGTTATTTCAAGCTGCAAAAAGTGAGAGCTCTTGTGGAGTAGTGGAAACGTGTAATAAATGTTCCTGTCATTTCACGCTTCAGTTTTGAGACCTTTAGCTAAGGTGCACTGGAGAGACACAGTGGGACATTGAGAATTACCTTGCTGGCCAAAGAACCACTGGAAAGGGGAACTGTGAGCTAAAGGACGATGGAAACAGGAACACCTTAGCTCTCTCCTAAGCAGCTGTGGATGGTTTGTCACATTAGCATGTAGCTGTGGAAGTGTATTGCTGCTATTTCCTATGAGCAGTGGATGTTGTCAGGACACTTGTGTTTGCTTTGTGATTTGATATGGCCAAAGCTGATATCACTGTACTGGAAGAAGCAAGACTGAACACATCTTTGCGTACAGATCCAGATCCAGTATGCTTCCTGCCAGTCAGGCATAACTAAAATGTGATGGTTTCAAAGAGGAATAAGAGTTTGTAAATGGTTGTGTCATGGtttctttgctttggtttggatttttttttttgtggcgTGAACTTTCTAGTGCAAAGAATGAGGCCCAAGAAAATAACTAGGCAATGAGAGAGGTACAATCtgtagaaaagacaaaaaattaattgccCTTTCATGTAAGCATGGTGCTGATAACCAGACCTGTGTCTGTCAGCTTGTTACAATTATACCTCTATCAAAAGTGTCTTTTTTTGCACAGTCTGCCAACTCTATCACCCAGATTTAAGTGTCCTTTCTATTGAATGTGGTCTGAATTACTGGACAGCATTGCTACAAACCATGTGTTTTGAGCCTGCAAATATTTGTCACGCCAGTTTTGGACTTCCAGACCACACACAAAGCAGCACCTCAGCTGGCATCATCTTTCAGAGCCTCACAGCAGAAATCTTCTCACATGCTGTGAGAAAGGAAGTCCACCTCTCCTgaatttttattagttttaataaattataataagGGACAGTCATAAAGCAAAAGTTTGCAGTTACAGGCCTGGGTGCATGGCAAGGACAGAGGCACACCCACTTCTTCAGTCTGCAGTCTTTTACACTGTTATAGTTGTTTTACTTCCTTAGATGATTTTGCAGGTTTATTTTGGGCTTGTTGACTACAGTTTTGCTTCAGATTTTTGTAGTGTTTGCACAGTTCAATACTTGCAGACATCAGCAGTCTAGGGTCTTCTGACCCCACTTTAAACTTGATACTCTTCCTTTTATGGTCTTCTGCTTTCCACTTATTCCATTTTGGATATACATTTTGCAATAGCAAGCATATCTTCACATACATCTTTTGCAAGCCCACTTACATCTTGTGAAAGCCTTGCTTCCCCTATTACACTGCCcacaaacaattaaaattttatcataCTTAAAAAGCAGTTTAACACTTACAATAATTAATTATAAACAAGTACATTTTTATAATTAACACAAATAAATTGTAGCGAAAGCCAACTATTACATAGCCGTTTATAACACGTGACCTCTGCAGGTCTATAGAAAAAACCCAGCTTGTTCTGGTATGAATAGGTAAACACCAGGCTGCCTGATGCCTGGTCTTGTGAACAGTTGTCAGTGCAAGGACTGGAGAAATCACGAGAGTATCCTGGTCTTGGCTGAGATGGagtattttcttcttagtagGTGATActgttctgggttttttatttagcatgagaataatgttgataacacacaTATATTTCAGTTGTTGCTGAGTAATGATTACCCTGAACCAAGGACAACTGCTAAATGTAAtagttttcttaatttttaacaaGGTCAAGAATTTTTAACTGTACTAATTGTGGTATGTACCCTGTTTCatgacagcagccctgctgaaggaaaagaagtaTGCAGTGAGCAGAGTTTTGCCTAGTATCAAGAATTTACATATCAGGACAAAGGGTTTGTAGTATTGGATTTTCTCATCATGTAGTcaccttttaaaaagagaggTCAAGATCTTCAGGAATAACTAAATTCCGATGCACTCCTAGAAATTAATATCTCTGGTGGGCGTTCAGCCATCCCTTGAAGCTGAATTTGTGCCATCAAGTCACTTAATCACCTCTGAAGACTAAATGAGGGCATCAGTGACTTTCGGAGGGGACTTAAGAACCTTGGCTTAAACACAACTGTGTCTTAGTTAACTGGTTTTAGGAAGGACTTTGTCTACCTCAGGGGATAAATATCTGTTTCTATTATCTATAGAAACAATTTGTGTATGTGTAGAAACAATTTGTGTATGTGTCTTATGCAGGACAGAGTAAGTGAAGTTTGGAATATATGGGACACtaatgtattttgattttacatTGTTTCTTAACTCTTGGAGTACTGGTTGAAGAATTACCAGCAAGATACATCCAGTTGTGatgtttccattattttcttcccttgatTTTTGTCACTTTTGCTCAGTAGTTTTCATTCTGATTTCATAACTACCTGAAATAGTAGTTGGTGTCTAGTATTTTAATTCATATTGTAATGGGATAGAAGCAAACACATTCTCCATGCTCACATCTCAGCTGAGAGATGATTTCTAATCTAAATTGATGgtttcaattacatttttaatagctACTCTGTTTTGTACTGGTTTTGGTCGAACACCTTCTTTAGAAATGTAACCCTATTAGCAATACTTTCTCTTAATCATAATAGAGTTTTTGCTTGTAGACCATCTGTTTCCACTACTACACAGCCAGCTTTTTCCTGCCAGGTTTTCCCTGGTCCTGCCATCTTTCCTTGATGTATTATGTGCTCTTAAATAATAGTCAAAATTTAAGTCaatcaaaatctttttttagtCATTCAACTGGAAGTATTCAGATACGTAAAATTACACTGGGAATTATTTGGTTTGAAAGGGCCCAGAGatctttgctctttctttcaTTCAGTATTATCCTGTTTTGGTTTAATTCAATGAGCTTTTTTTGGTTTAGGTATACACACACCCAAGATCTACAAAAGGAATATTCATATTCTCATCTTTATAATCCTAGTCCTGtgagctttttttctttgagaaatcAGTTGTGGGAAGTCAGCTAAACCCCATGTGATGCTattgctgaagaaaaacacagatgtgACTGTGGCTCAGTTCTGTGAAGGTACATAATACTGCACATGCTGAAACAGGAGTCAAATACCTTTGGAACTTCGTGGAATATTCTCAATCCATGCAGGGATACCTTctagcagccttccagtacctgaagggggCTTATAGAAagttggagagggactttttatgAGGATATGTAGTTGtggacaaggggcaatggcttcaaactgaacaAGGGTAGTCTTGTattagatattaaaaagaaattctttactcagagggaggtgaggcactggaacaggttgcccacagaagctgtgcatgccccatccctggaagggtaCAAGGCCAAGCTGGACAGAGCTTTGTGTGatctggtctagtgaaagatgtccctgccccCAAAGTAGGGAAGGTTGGATTAGATAAAGTCCATTCCTACATAGGCCATTCTATGACTGTATGATCTGAGtatactttttcttccttgttttgttggaattttttgctgttatttctttttccactgcCTCAACTGTCACACAAATCAGAGAATGCAGATTTTGTTTAGTGCTTCTTTTT encodes:
- the LOC119706018 gene encoding lymphotactin-like is translated as MKLHTAAILLLFWLGVFTVHADKGSVSSQPMRKFRCVALSTKQLNIRNLVSYEKQQVPTDAIMFINAGGIRICVSANQKWVQAAIKRIDESRAAKRNNPSF